A stretch of Glandiceps talaboti chromosome 18, keGlaTala1.1, whole genome shotgun sequence DNA encodes these proteins:
- the LOC144448800 gene encoding replication factor C subunit 5-like encodes MAAEHKNLPWVEKYRPNKLEDLIAHTDILSTIDRFIKEDRLPHLLFYGPPGTGKTSTILAVAKQLYSPKEFNSMVLELNASDDRGIGIVRGPVLNFASTRTIFRSGFKIVILDEADAMTTDAQNALRRVIEKFTENTRFCLICNYLSKIIPALQSRCTRFRFGPLDLEQMIPRIEYVIEQEKINVTEDGMNALVTLATGDMRKSLNILQSTSMAYDVVNEDNVYTCVGHPLKSDIANIVDWILNSDFTTAYNNILELKTIKGLALQDVLTEVHKFVHRLELPLKVRSRMLEKMADVEYRLAAGTSEKIQLASLIASFQVAREMVTQEA; translated from the exons ATGGCTGCAGAACACAAGAATCTCCCGTG GGTAGAAAAATATAGACCAAATAAATTAGAGGATCTTATAGCACACACTGATATCTTGTCAACTA TTGATAGATTCATCAAGGAAGACAGACTGCCACATTTGTTGTTCTATGGACCTCCTGGTACAGGGAAAACATCCACAATATTAGCAGTAGCTAAACAGTTATACTCCCCAAAGGAGTTCAACTCCATGGTTCTAGAG ttAAATGCTTCAGATGACAGGGGTATTGGCATTGTGAGAGGACCTGTACTAAACTTTGCCAGTACAAGGACCATCTTCAGATCTGGAttcaaaattgtgattttagATGAAGCTGATGCCATGACAACAGATGCTCAAAATGCATTAAGAAGAG TTATagaaaaatttacagaaaatacCAGATTTTGCCTCATCTGCAATTATTTGTCCAAAATTATCCCTGCTTTGCAGTCTCGATGTACCAGATTCAGATTTGGTCCACTAGACCTTGAACAGATGATTCCTAGAATCGAATATGTCATTGAACAAGAAAA AATTAATGTTACAGAAGATGGCATGAATGCATTGGTAACCTTAGCAACGGGAGATATGAGGAAAAGTTTGAATATTCTTCAG AGCACGTCCATGGCGTATGATGTCGTGAATGAAGACAACGTCTACACCTGTGTTGGACATCCACTGAAGAGTGATATAGCAAATATTGTAGATTGGATCCTTAACAGTGATTTCACAACTGCATATAACA ATATTTTAGAGTTGAAAACAATAAAAGGCCTGGCTTTACAAGACGTATTGACTGAAGTACATAAATTTGTACACAGAT TAGAACTACCCCTGAAAGTACGATCCAGGATGCTTGAGAAAATGGCAGACGTAGA ATATCGTCTAGCTGCTGGAACCAGTGAGAAGATACAACTTGCATCACTTATTGCATCATTTCAAGTTGCCAGGGAGATGGTAACCCAGGAGGCTTAA
- the LOC144449249 gene encoding protein phosphatase 1D-like yields MAPLVPCLDLRVTAEAHQGGRKYMEDMTSITFERDRGREVAYFAVYDGHGGREAAMFAREHLWENIKKQKGFFSSDPDMVVKAIRQGFLVTHKAMWKQLPKWPKTLSGLPSTAGTTVSIVIIRGTRMYIAHVGDSGVVMGVKEPCRERTQAFPLTYDHKPESPMERKRIEKLGGRVVNKSGVQRVVWKRPKLNHSGPIRRSTQIDYIPFLAVARSLGDLWSYDFYEGEYMVSPEPDISVHRLDPDVHKFLVLASDGLWNMVSPQEAVDFVEQCEQEKAEKSWLGHVSHRLVTRALDKWRARLMRADNTSVIVIFTDHPMLDGEIESGRTTPEISTNEEDEDDRRMPGPSDSSKPALLRHHAIQSMKRKSLEVSIRDGIQLLQKKQKTWHKENDTVSSNSKDSTSDSDAVTNSNRPKSVAKDFRDGASFSGQDLSQFLSQNSDATTSSPRRHSLPTGFVTRNRITPVKVGSSPTKQPPSPITPGKKNTIGRLPVKSASISGHVNTSVIIR; encoded by the exons ATGGCGCCCCTTGTACCGTGTTTAGATCTCAGAGTTACAGCGGAAGCTCACCAAGGAGGGAGAAAATACATGGAGGATATGACTTCCATTACATTTGAACGCGATCGGGGCAGGGAAGTAGCATATTTCGCCGTTTACGATGGTCATGGTGGGCGCGAGGCCGCTATGTTCGCCAGGGAACATTTATGGGAAAATATTAAGAAACAGAAGGGATTTTTTTCCAGCGATCCAGACATGGTTGTAAAAGCTATCAGGCAAGGATTCTTGGTTACTCACAAAGCCATGTGGAAACAACTCC CAAAATGGCCAAAGACTCTCTCTGGACTTCCCAGCACAGCGGGAACAACAGTTAGTATTGTCATTATCCGTGGCACTCGCATGTATATTGCACACGTTGGTGATTCTGGAGTGGTCATGGGTGTTAAAGAACCGTGCAGGGAAAGAACACAAGCATTCCCACTGACGTATGATCATAAACCGGAATCTCCCATGGAAAGGAAACGCATTGAGAAATTGGGTGGACGGGTTGTCAACAAGTCTGGTGTACAGCGTGTAGTCTGGAAGAGACCGAAGTTGAATCATTCCGGACCCATACGTCGAAGTACACAAATCGACTACATCCCATTTTTAGCCGTTGCAAGATCTTTAG GTGATCTGTGGAGCTATGATTTTTATGAGGGTGAATATATGGTGTCGCCAGAACCAGACATCAGCGTACATCGTTTGGACCCAGATGTCCATAAATTCCTTGTCCTTGCTAGTGATGGTCTGTGGAATATGGTGTCACCACAGGAGGCTGTAGACTTTGTAGAGCAGTGTGAACAAGAGAAAGCG GAAAAGTCATGGCTAGGACATGTATCACATCGTCTTGTTACAAGGGCGCTTGACAAATGGAGAGCACGTCTGATGCGTGCTGACAATACATCTGTTATTGTTATCTTTACTGATCATCCAATGCTTGATGGTGAAATCGAAAGTGGAAGAACGACTCCggaaatatcaacaaatgaagAGGATGAAGACGATAGGAGAATGCCTGGTCCATCCGATTCATCGAAGCCTGCATTACTGCGACACCATGCGATCCAAAGCATGAAGAGAAAATCATTAGAAGTAAGTATTCGGGATGGCATCCAGCTCCTCCAGAAAAAGCAAAAAACTTGGCATAAAGAAAACGACACTGTGTCATCAAATTCAAAAGACAGTACAAGTGACAGTGATGCCGTTACAAACTCTAACAGGCCGAAAAGTGTTGCCAAGGATTTCAGGGACGGAGCTAGTTTCAGTGGACAAGACTTATCACAATTCTTAAGTCAAAACAGTGATGCAACCACCAGTTCACCAAGGCGGCATTCCCTTCCGACTGGTTTTGTTACGAGAAATCGGATAACACCCGTCAAAGTTGGCAGCAGCCCCACCAAGCAACCACCCTCACCGATCACACCAGGAAAGAAAAACACTATTGGAAGGTTGCCAGTGAAGTCGGCTTCCATCAGTGGACATGTAAATACATCAGTTATTATAAGATAA